CCCAAGGCCCGCGCTCAGCGCGTAGCCCAGCACCACCCGGACGAGCAGCCCCAGCTCTCCGAAGCGGTAGGTGATGAGGTAGGCGATGCCGGTGATGAGGGCCACGATGCCCAGGCGGCTCAGCCAGTACGTGCCCAGGTGGGCTTCCAGGTCCGCGCGGGCCGGCGCCTCGGGCACGGGCGCGGAAGCCTCGGCGGGGGGGGGCGTGGGCAGGGCGCGGAGCCCCGGGGCCTCCAGCTGCTGGAGCCGGGCTTCCAGCGACGTGACGAGTTGCTCCAGGCGCTGAACGCGCTCCCGCAGCGGCCCCTCTTCCTGCTCTGCGTTCATGCCCCCTCCCGGTGCGAACCCAAGGGGGCGGATTGGACCATCCCCCTGTCCAACACACCACGGCGGCCTCGGCGAGTGTGCCCGTAAAGCTTGAGAATCATTGAAGAGTCAACGGCTGAGCATGTCAGACCGTCAGGTTATTCGGACCCTCTTCGACCAAGCACGCGGGGTGGGTTCATGCGCCGGGTTTCCAAGTCTTTCATTGCCCTGATGGTCTGCGCCGGGATGTTCTCGTGTGGCTCGGGACGCGAGCCGGACGGGCTCGCCGGGGCGCCGCTCCTGTCGGCTCCCCGGAAGCGGCTGCCCTTCGTCCAACTGGCGGATGGGCGGGTGCTGGCGGCCGGAGGCCACGACGGCCTGCGGACCCTCTCGTCGTGCGAGCTGTTTGATCCGGCCCTGGGGACGTGGAGCGCCACGGGCTCCCTGCGGACCGCGCGGCGCAACCACGCCGCGGCGGTGCTGGCGGATGGGCGGGTGCTGGTGGTGGGCGGCTCGCCCTCGCAGCCCGTCGGCGCGCTGGCGAGCACCGAAATCTATGATCCGGCCACGGGCGTGTGGTCACCCGCCGCGCCGCTCTCGGTGCCCCGCGTGGATCCGACGGTGGTGACGCTGGCGGATGGGCGGGTGCTGGTGGTGGGTGGCTCGGACGTGGATCAACGCTCCCTGCGCTCGGCCGAGTGGTTCGACCCGGCCACGGGCACCTGGCATGCGGCGGAGACGCCGGGCTGGGGCCACGGCGGCGCGCAGGCGGCGGTGGTGCTGGCGGACGGACGGGTGCTCTTCGTGAGCGGCCTGCAGGCGGAGCTGTACGAGCCCGCCACGGGCCACTGGACGAAGGCGGGGCCCGCCGGGGGCGCCGCGGGCACCCACCGCATGGGCCACACGGTGACGCGGCTGGGGGATGGGCGGGTGCTGGTGGTGGGCGGCACCACCTCGCGCGCTGCGGAGACGGCGGAGCTGTTCGAGCCCGCCACGGGACAGTGGACGCTCGCGGCGGCCCCACGCACGCCCCGCGAGGGCCACGGGGCCCTGCTCACCGGAGACGGGGACGTGCTGGTGGTAGGCGGCTATCACTTCGCCTCGGGGACGCTCGCCTCGGCGGAGCGCTTCGAGCCCGTCTCGGGCACCTGGCACCCGGTGAACGCGCTCCAGGAGCCCCGCCAGGGCGCGGGACTGCTGCGGCTGCCGGGCAACGCGGTGCTGGTGGTGGGCGGCTTCAACGACGCGGTGGAGACACTCGCCAGCAGCGAGCGGTACGTGCCCGGCGGGGACTGAAAACCGCCCGCGCCGGAGGGGAGGGGCCGTGCCATGCTGCCCGGCCATGCGCCTCCGGTCCCTCCCGTTGCTCCTTGCCGCATTGATGGTGTCCTCGGCCTGCGCCACCCCGGGCGCAAGGCCCGCTGCCGGGGAGGGCGCGCCTCCCGCGCGTCCCTTCGGCACCCTTGAGGCGCAGGCGCGGCGTCAGCAGGCGTGGCTGCGCGAGCGGCTGGAGGTGGCGCTCCCGCAGCTCATGCGCCAGCACGGCATCGAGCTGTGGGTGGTGCCGATGCGCGAGTACAACGAGGACCCTGTCTTCAAGGCCCTGGTCTCCGCCACCACGTTCGCGGCTCGCCGCCGCACCATCTATGTCTTCCACGACCGGGGGGCGCAGCTGGGCGTGTCCCGCATCGCGCTGGGCGGCAACGCCCAGGGCGGGCTGTACGAGCTGCGGCGTCCCACGCAGCAGGTGGAGGGCGGGGGCAGGGCGGTGGAGCCCTGGGGGCCGGACCAGTGGCAGATGCTCAAGCAGCTCCTGGAGGAGCGCCAGCCCCGCACCGTGGCCATCAACGTCTCGCGCGTCTTCGCCTTCGCGGACGGGCTGACCCACGGTGAGTACGAGGGCATGGTGGAGGCCCTGGGGCCCGAGTGGGCCTCGCGCCTCAAGCCCTCCGGGGGGCTGCCGGTGGACCTGCTGGCGTGGCGGAGCGAGGACGAGGCGCGCTTCTTCGCGGAGGAGAACCGGCTCGCGTGGGACATCATCCAGACGGCCTTCTCCAACGAAGTCATTACCCCGGGCACCACGCGCGTCCGGGAGGTGGAGTGGTGGATGGTCCAGCGGCTGAATGACCTGGGGCTGGCCACGTGGTTCCACCCCTCGGTGAGCGTGCAGCGGCAGGGGGCGGGGGAGGCGCAGCTCGGCGAGGATCCGGTCATCCAGCGGGGGGACGTGCTGCACTGTGACTTCGGCATCACCGCGCTGCGGCTCAACACGGACACCCAGCACATGGGCTACGTGCTGCGCGAGGGCGAGACGCAGGTGCCCGAGGGGCTGAAGGGGGCCCTGGCGCGCTCCAACCGGCTGCAGGACATCGTGGTGGAGGAGCTGCGGCCGGGCCGCACGGGCAACGAGGTGCTGGCCGCCTCGCTCGCCCGCATGCGGGCAGAGGGCATCGAGGGCACCATCTACTCCCACCCGGTGGGGCTGCACGGCCATGGCGCGGGGGCCATGGTGGGGCTGTGGGACCGGCAGGAGGGGGTGCCCGGCAATGGCGACCACCGCATCCTCCCGGCCATGTGGTACTCCATCGAGCTGCAGGCCACCTCGCCCGTGGCGGAGTGGGGCGGCCAGAAGGTGCGCTCGGCCCAGGAGGAGGACGTCATCCTCGGCGCCGATGGCCAGGTGCGCTGGGCGTGGAAGCGCCAGACGGCCTTCCACGTGGTGCGCTAGTGCATCCGGGGCGGGCCTGCGAAGCGGTGGACGAGCTCCAGCACCGCGGCGATGCCGAAGGGCTTCGGCAGGAAGGCCGCGCACGGCAGGTGCTTCCAGAGAGAGAAGGGGCTCGCGCTCATCATCACCACGGGGATGTCCCGCAGGTGGGGCGCGGCCTGCATCAGCGCCAGCAGCGCGGGGCCGTTCAGCACCGGCATCATGTGGTCGAGCAACACCAGCGCGGGGCGCTCGGTCTCCATGCGATCGAACGCCTGCCGCCCGTTGCTCGCGATGACCGTCCGGTACCCTTCATCCGCGAGCAAGTCCCGGAGGGCCTCGACGATGCCAAACTCGTCATCGACGATGAGGATGGGACCCATGCCTACGCGCCTCTGCGTCCACGGGGGCTCTTGCGGGAAGGCACTCCCGCGGGGGACCGGGCCATGCCCGTCATGAGCATCTGCGCGTCCTCGAAGGAGGAGCCCACCGTCAGCCCCTGGCCGTTGATGAGCAGCTCGCGCACGGTGCCGTCGTAGCCGCTGTTGCGCTCCTTGAGGATGGAAATGAAGCGGCGCAGCTCGGAGTGCAGCTCCACCGAGCGCAGGAAGAGAATGTTCTCCGCCATCATGGAGATGCCCCGCGTGGGGAACTTCACTTCCGGGCCGAAAGCGGAGGCCGTCTCCACCGTGAACAGCAGGGTGACGCCTCTCACCCGGCACTCGTTGACCAGCGCCGCCAGGAAGCGCGCCACCCGGGATTGGCGGACGGCGGCCTTGGTCAGGGCATCATAGCCATCCAGGAAGATGCGCCGGGCCCCCCGCGTGCGGATGGCCTCCAGCATCTGCGCGCCGAGCTTGTCGAGGAGAGTCTCGGTGGGAGCCCGGAAGCTCACCTCGAGGAGCCCCTGGTCGATGAGCGGCGCGAGCTCGAGGCCCACGCTGGCCGTCTGGGCCAGCATGCGCCGGGGCGCGTCGTAGAAGGCGAAGTAGTGGCCCCGGTCCCCCTTGCGGGCCCCCTCGGCCAGGAAGTGCATGCCGAGCAGTGTCTTTCCGCTGCCAGGGGGACCGAGCAGGATGGTCGTGGAGCCCATGGGCAGGCCGCCGGCCAGCATCGTGTCCAGTCCGGCGATCCCGAAGGCGCAGCGGGCCTCTCCCGTATGGGCAGAGGGCGCATTCACCTCCGCGACGGTCTCCAGCCGCGGAAAGACCTCGAGCCCCCGGGAGGTGATTTCGAAGCTGTGCCGCCCGAGCAGGTGGGGGCTGCCCCGGAACTTGCGGACGAGCAGCTCGCGAATCGTGCGCGCGCCCACGGTCCGCTGCTTCAGGATGAGCAAGCCATCCACCATGGTGTGCTCGGCCCGGAGGCCCTGCCCTCCGCCCGTGGTGAGCACCAGCGCCGTGCACCCTACGAGTTGGGTCACCACCTGGAGCCCGTGGATGAACTTCTTGAGCGCCTGAGGCGAAGGGGCCATCTCCTCCGCGGCCACCAGCCCGTCGAGCACGAGCAGCGAGATGCGCTGGCTGCGGATCTCCTTGCGCAGGAGCGTGCCCAGGCCCTCCAGCCCCTCCTGCTCCAACTCGTTGAAGGCGCTCAGGTACGAGATGGCGTCCGGGAGCCGCGAGGCGTCGAAGAACGAGAGCGAGTTGAGGTTGCTGACCAGCTCCGTGTGCGACTCGGCCAGCAGCGTGACGTAGAGTACCCGCCCTCCCTGGGTGGCATGGTGGAAGCACGCCTGGTTGGCGAGGATGGTCTTCCCCGCGCCCGGCAGGCCCATCACCATGTAGGTGCGCCCTGTGCGGAACCCGCCGCTGAGCACCGTATCGAGGCCGGGGATGCCCGTGGGAATCCGCTCTGCTGGGCGTGCACTGCTATCGGTCATCGCGCATTCCCCTGAGGGGGCTCCCGGGAGGGGGGGAGAGAGGCCCCACCTGGAAGTGCCTTAGCCCAGAAGTCCTACCGCGTGAAGCGGACTTGGGGCCAAGCGCGCCCGGGGTCCCGCCGCCAGCGTGGGCGGCGGGCCGGGTTCCGCCGTGGGCTAGCGGTAATCCCACTTCTGGTTGGCGGCGCCGTTGCAATCCCAGAGGTGCAGCTTGGCGCCGCTGGCCGAGCTGACATCCTTGATGTCCACGCACTTGTTGGCCAGGTAGCTGACCAGGTCACCCGCGCCGCTGAGCACGAAGTCCTGGGCGCGGTTGCCATTGCAGCTGACGAGCTGGATGGGCGTGCCGTTGGCCGTGGAGGCGTTGGCGACGTCCACGCACTTGCCGCCGATCTGCAGCGTGCTGCCCACCCAGGTGAACTTCTGGGCGTTGGTGCCGTTGCAGTCCCACATCTGGAGCTGCACGCCGTCGGAGAAGTTGGAGTTGGGCACGTCGATGCACTTGCCGTTGAGGCGCGAGACGAACCCCTTGCCGCCGCCGCCACCGCCGTTCGTCGTGAGCGACAGGCCGTAGACGCTCAGGATGGGGTTGAGCGGCTGGAAGAACGTGGTGCCGCCCGAGGTGCAGTTGCCCGAGCCGCCCGACGTCACGCCCTGGGCCTGGTTGCCGGAGAGCCACGAGCCGCCCGAGTCACCGCCCTCGGCGCAGACGTTGGTCTGGGTGAGGCCGTAGACGGGGCCGTTGGAGTAGTTGACGGTGACGTTCTTGGCCTGGATGGCGCCGCAGCGCTTGCCGGTGGTGGAGCCGGAGCGGCAGATGGAGGCGCCGATGCCCGCCTCGCTGGAGCCGGAGACGACGTCATTGCCGCCCGCGTAGTTGTTGACCCACGGCTGCGAGGCCCAGGAGCCGTTGGTCTGCACCCAGCCGTAGTCGTTGCCGGGGAAGCTCGAGCCGCGGACGGTGCCCTGTGCCACGCGGTTGTGGCCGGAGGTGGTGGTGCCCACGCCGCCGCAGTGGCCCGCGGTGACGAAGCCGCCGTTGACGGCGAAGCCAATCGAACAGCGCGCGTTGCCGGGGTAGTAGGCATCTCCGCCGCGCGTGTCGTACAGCGGCCGGGGCGCTTCGGCGGAACGGACCACGCGGATGGTGCCGTCCTTCGCGCCGCTCGTGCGGGCGATGAAGTTCTCGGCCTGGAACTTGGACATGACCGAGTCCGCGGCGGTCACGACGACGCTGTTGGTGGGCAGGTCGACGTACCAGGTGTGGATGGAGGACGCGGAGGCGTTCGCGGCGTTGCGGTCCAGCTCATCCATCACGCGGTCGAGCTGCGCCTTGCTGCGGGCCACGCGGCGGGGCTCGGCTCCCGCGAGGCGCACCAGGGCGGCGCTGGCCTCGTCGGTGACGCCGACGATGAGCTGGGAGCCGTCCTCATTCAGCCAGGCGCCCCCGAAGGTGCTGCCCAGCTCCTGGCTCAGCCGGAGCTCGACGCGGGCGGCGGTCGCCTCGAACGCCAGCCGGCGGTGAATCTGCTCCTCGGAGAGGCCCAGGTCCCGCTGCATCGCGGAGAGCATCGACGGGGACACGTCCTGCGCGGCCACGGTCTGGCCGGTAGGGGCCGCCTCGGCGGTGGCAGGCAGGCCATGGGCGGTGGCCAGGCCCGCGAACAGGGCCGTCACGGTGGAGAGCGTGTGAAGCTTTCGGGTCATGAATGTCTCGGGGATAGGGGTGAACCGCCCCGGGCTTTTGCATGGCGCTTGCCAAGGCACCACCCGTCCGGGGCTTTCAGGTCAAACAAGCAATTCCAGGAGCTTGCGTCCAGCCTGAACTGAACGTGAAAGCGGCTTGGCCTCCGGGGCTGGTGACTGCGGTCACCACCTGGTGACGGGAGTCACCACCGGGAGCGCGTCACAGGGCGGAGGCGAACCGCGCGGCGATGGGCACGGCGACGCGGCCTCCCACCCCGCCGCCCTCCACGAGGACGGAGAAGCCGATGCCGTGGTGAAAGCCGATGAACCACGCGTGCGTCGCGGGTGGGGTACCGGTGCCGAACTCGGCGGTGCCCGTCTTGCCGGCCATGCCCTCGATGCTGGCGGCGGCCTTGCCCGAGCCCTCGGTGACCACGGCGCGCATCAACGAGCGCAAGGGGGCGCGGGTGCCCGCGGCCAGCGTGGCGCTGGGGCCCTTTTCGCCGTCCGCCACGAGGAAGGGGGCGGACCAGCGGCCCGACTCGGCGGCGGCGGCGACGGAGGCCATGTGCAGCGGCGTGGCCAGCACGCGTCCCTGGCCAATGGCGGCGGCGGCCTGCTCCACCGCATCCCGGGGCGGGGGAAACGAGGCGCCCGGAGAGGGCAGCCCGGGCTGGTAGGGCACGTCGAACCCGAAGCGGCGGGCCGCTGCCTCCAGCGCCCCAGGCTTGAGCGCGGCGGCGAGCATCACGAAGGTGGTGTTGCACGAGTGGGCGAACGCCACGCGCAGGCGGGTCTCTCCAAAGGACTCGCCCTCGAAGTTGCGGAACGGCCTGCCCCCGGCCACCACGGAGGGCGGGCACACCACGCGGCTCTCCACGCCCACGCCCGTGGCGAGCACCGCTTCGGCCGTGACGGTCTTGAACGTGGAGCCGGGCGGGTAACGGCCGGCGAAGGCCCGGTTCAAGGGCTGTTCGAGCGGCCGGCTGGCCACGGCCAGGATGGCGCCCGTGCGGCTGTCCACGGCGACGAGGGCCGCGGGCTGGAGCACCCCTTCGAGCGCGGCCTCCGCGGCGGCCTGCACCTCGGGCAGGAGGGTGGTCTGAAGCGGGAGGCCCGGAGTCCCCTCGAAGCGGTGCAGGACGCGCGCCTGGCCGGAAGGAAGCTGCAGCCGCACCTCGCCCGAGGGGACTCCCGCGAGCTGCGGTTCATGCGCCAGCTCCAGCCCGGACAGGCCCACGAGGTCTCCCGGCTGATAGGTGGGGCCCAGCCGCGGGAGCAGCTCGGCCGTCACCTCGCCCACCCGGCCCAGGGTGTGGGCGGCGAAGCCCTCCGCGGGGGTGAGCCGGGCCGTCTTGCGGCGGAAGAAGATGCCCGGCACGGGGGCCAGCACGGGCCGCACTTGCTGATAGCGCTCGGGGCGCACGTCGATGAGGGGCAGAAAGCGCTCGGGCGCCACGCCGGGGGCGGTCAGCGCCTTCTGGAACCGGGCGGGCTCGAGCCCCACCTGCTCCTGGAGCGCGAGGGCCACGGCGGCGCGGTTCTGGATGCGCCGGGGCTCGACGCCAAGGGTGATGACGTCGCCCACGTGGGTGAGGGGCTGGCCCCGGGCATCGAGGATGTCCGCGCGCTCCGGGCGTGTCCGGAGCCGGGAGAAGCGGCTGCCCTCGCGCGCCTCGGGGTGCAGCACGGCGGGGGACCAGCGCACCCACCAGCGCCCCTGGTGCCGCACGAAGCGCAGCGTGCTGGCCACCTCCCACTCCCCCAGCCCCTGCAAGAGGTGGACGGCGCGGAAGGAGGCCACCGCGCCCTCGTCCTGGAGCTCGACGCGGCCCAACTGGAAGCGGGAGGAGAGGATGCGCAGCTCGCTCTGGAACCGCCGGTGCTGCTCCTCCAGGGTGGCGGGAGGCTGGGCCACCTGGCGCTTCAAGGCGGCGAAGTCCCCCGCGGCCCACGCTTGCAGATAGGCCTGGGCCTCTTCGCGCGGACCCTCGCCGGGTGTGCTCCGGACGGAGACACACCCGGCCAGGAACACGGCCGCCACAGCACAAGCCTCGACCCTCCACCCTCTCCGTGACACGCGCCCCACTGTGCGGGCTGGCTCCCGCGAGTCAATAAATGGGGTGGCCCTCCCGCGCTGCGGCCTGCTCGCGCGCGAGCGAGCGGTCCAGCACGAAGTTCCCGAACGGGATCAGGGACGCACCGAAGGCGGCGAGCGACCGGCGAAGCGGCCAGCGGTGCTCGGTGGCCACGCGGAACAGCGCGGAGACGAAGGCGAGAAAGAGAATCCCATGGACACTGCCCGCGATACGGACCGCGACGGGCAGTGCCAGGAAGTACTTGAGCGGCATCGCGAGGAAGAGCAGGGCGAGGAACGACAGCCCTTCCAGCAGCCCGATGAGGCGCAAGGCGCGAAGCGCGTTCATCGTCCCACCATGGACCACGTGGGCCGGAAGACCATCAGGCCCAGCACCAGGAGGAGAGGGCCAAAGGCCGCGGCGAACGCTCCCAGGGTCCTCCGTCCGCGCGAGACGCTGTGGACGAGGGCGAGCTGGGACACCAGGGACAGGAGGAGCCCTCCGAGGATCCACAGCTCGGTCAGGGGGAGGATCAACTGCGTGGTCAGCAGGTAGCCCGCGAGCCACGTGAGGACGAGCCCGGGGGAGGCGATGGCGTGGACGGCGCGCTTGCGGTCGGCGGGTACCGTGGCCGCGAAGCCACCGATGAGGCCGCCTCCATAAAGGATGACGCCCACGAACTTGAGCACGAGCAGGAGCCGGTAGGTGACCATGGCGAGGGGGCGGGCTCAGATGGGAAGGGGCGAGGGGCCCTGGGCGCGCCACACCGTGCCGCGGCGCTCGTGCTCGAACAGGGCCTCGAGGGCGTGGGCGATGCGCGGGCCCAACTCGCGCTCGACGAGGTGCAGGCCGAGGTCGAGCCCCGACGTCACGCCGCCCGCCGTCACGAGGTTGCCGTCATCGACGACCCGCGCCGGGATGGCGATGGCACCTGCCGCCGCGAGCGCCGGCATGGCCGCGGAATGGGTGACGGCGTGCCTGCCGGTCAGCAGGCCGGCCATGGCGAGCAGGAGCGAGCCGCCGCAGACCGTTGCCACCGTCAGGCCGGGCGTGTCGAGCGCGGCCCGGAACACGCCGGGCAGCCGGGTCTCCAGCGCGCGCTTCATGAGGGAGGTGGTCGTTCCGGGGCCATCGCCCTGCATGGGGCCGGCGACGCCGGGCACCACGAGCAGGCGGGCCCGCCGCGGATCCACCGTGGCGGTGGCGGAGACCTTCACTCCCCCCGGACCACTGGGAACCTCCCGGGGGCCTTCCAGGGTAGCGAACTCGACCTGGATGGCGCCGCCGGACGCGGCCCCTCCCGCCCAGAGCACCTCATAGGGGGCAATGGCATCCAGCATGTCGAAGCCGTCGAACAGAACGATCTGAGCCAGCACGGGAGTTCCTTTCAAAGGAGGGGAGCACTGCGGAATGGACCGGCGTATCGCACGCGCCCAAACCCACCCGTGAGTGGCCAAAATGACAATGTTCGACGGCTTTTGGCCAATCCAAGAAAATGGAATAAATCCAGCGGTTTAAATGCATGGAGTGGCCAGAAGGGGAGGAAATGCCCTTGGCGGAAAACGGGTGGGATGGCAGATTCCCGCCATGCACGTGATGGCCGTCGTGGCCCTGGATGGGGTCGTCCCGTTTGATCTATCGACCCCGTGCGATGTGTTCGGCCGGGTCCGGTTGCCGGGGGGCCATCCCGGGTACCAAGTCCGGGTGTGCGGAGTCACTCCGGAGGTGAACGCCGGGGTGTTCCACCTGCGGACGCGCCACGGCCTGGACGAACTGGCGCGGGCGGACACGATCCTCCTGCCAGGCATCTCGGACCTCGCTGCGCCGGTGCCCGGGGCGCTCGTGGAGGCCGTCCGTGCGGCCGCGGCGGGGGGCACCCGCGTGGCGTCCATCTGCACGGGGGCGTTCCTGCTGGCCGAGACGGGCCTTCTCGACGGGCACCGCGCCACGACGCACTGGCTCGCGGCGGAGGAGCTGGCCCGCCGCCATCCGGCGATCCAGGTGGATCCCAACGTCCTCTATGTCGACAACGGCCAGTTCCTGACCTCGGCGGGCGCCGCGGCGGGGCTGGACCTGTGCCTCCACATGGTGCGGCGCGACTACGGCTCGGCGGTGGCGGCGGACGCGGCCCGGTGCTCGGTGATGCCCCTGGAGCGGGCCGGGGGCCAGTCCCAGTTCATCCAGCACGCGCCGCCCACCCCGGACGGCGCCTCGCTGGAGCCGGTGCTGCGGTGGATGGAGGAGCGCCTCCACGAGCCCCTCACGCTCGAGGACATCGCCCAGCACGCGGCGCTGAGTGTGCGCACCCTCAACCGCCGTTTCCGCGAGCAGACGGGAACGACGCCCCTCCAGTGGATGCTCCGGGCCCGGGTCCGCCGCGCCCAGCACCTGCTCGAAACCTCGGCGCACCCGGTGGAGGCCATCGCCGGAAAGGTGGGCTTCGGCTCCGTGACTGCGTTTCGCGAGCACTTCCACCGGCTGGTGGCCACCAGCCCCCAGTCCTACCGGCGTGCCTTCCGCGCGCCGCAATAATATTCCAGGGTCACGGCAGGAATTAGGTAGTAAACTCGTATTTCTCGTTTTTGTATTTACAGGGCAGGAATGCCGAAGTATGGGGTTGGCAAACAGCCACAAGGGCATTCATGCGTTCTGAAAACATCAAGAAATGGATGACGCGGTCACTCCTGGCGTTGGGTTTGACCATGGGGTGCTCGAACGCGGGAGAGCAGCTGCCTCGCTATGAGGGAGAGATTCAGCTCTTCGCGGTCGACCATGCCGACGGCACGCACCGCATGGGATATGGTTTGCGGACCGCGGATGGACAGAGCTTCGAGCTGTCTTTCGATGGCGAGCCCCAGGTCCAGGCGGGAGACCGCGTGGTGATTCACGGCTACCTGGCCCCCGAGCGCGCCGCCTCCGAGCAGCCCGGCCAGGTGGGCGAGGTGCTCCGCGCCGAGTCCATCGAGGTGCTGCCGGCCCCCGCCTCCAAGGACGGCCTGGCCACGTCGAGCGATGCGCTGGTGGGTGGAACGCCCCGGACGATCCGGGTCGCCGTCCTCCCCCTGGTGTTCCCGGGCTCGACCGCGGGAATTGACAACGCCACGGCCAAGCAACGCCTGGCGACGGTGCGCTCGTACTACCAGGAGATCTCCTATGGCACCTGGATTGTCGAAGGCGATGCCCTCGCGCCGCTGACCCTGGCGCGTCCCGCCAACTGCAACCTGGACACCATCAACAACGCGGCCCGCGCGGCGGCCAAGAGCCAGGGCATCAACCTGGATGTCTATGCCCACGTGGGATTTGTGATTCCCAATAACTCGGGCCTCAGCAACTGCGCGTGTGGTCTGGCGTGGGTGGGCCGTCCCCCCGCGTCGAACTCGCCCTCCATCGGCAATGGCAGTCTTTACACGTGTACGGATGCGAATGCCTTCGCGCACGAGTTTGGCCATGGCTTTGGCCTGAATCATGCCTCCACGGCCCGCTGCGGCACCGGCGTGGCGTACAAGGCGAACCCCTACAGCAGCTGCACGCCGGATGAGTACGGCAACCGCTTCAACACCATGGGCGGCGGCCTGGGGCACATGAATGCCTTCCAGAAGTCCGCCATGAAGTGGCTGGACAAGTGCAACACGCTCCGGGTGAGCAAGAGCGGCACGTTCGAGGTGACCGCCATCCACACGGCGTCCAACGCCACCCAGGCGCTGCAGATCCCCAACGGGGACAACGTGGGCGGCCGGCCGCTCTACTACTGGGTGGAGTACCGCAACCCGGCGCTCGCCACGTTCAACTCGGGCGCCACCGGCGCCGGTGTGCACGTCGGCGTCGCGCAGGACTTCCGCTCCTCGGACGGGGACACCCGCCCGCTGCTGCTGGATCTCGCCCCCGGCTATCCGAACAACCACCAGGATCCCCGGCTCACGGCGGGCCGGACGTTCCAGGACCCCAACGGCATCGCCATCTCGGTGCTGGAGCAGAACAACGAGCGGGCCGTCGTGCAGGTGACCCTGCCCGGTGGCGGCTCCGGAACCAACGTGTGCGCGGACAGCTCGGTGCCGGGCACCACCGCGCCGCAGGCGGGCGGAACCTACCAGCTGACCGCCGCGCACAGCGGCAAGTGCCTGGATGTGTCCAACTCGGGCACGGCGGACGGGAGCAACATCCAGCAGTGGGACTGCAACGGCACCAACGCCCAGGCATTCCGCCTGGAGACCTCGGGCGCCGGCTACCGGCTCGTCAACATCAACAGTGGCAAGTGCGTGGACGTCGCCTCGTCGAGCGCCGCGGATGGAGCCAACATCCAGCTCTATGCGTGCAACGGCACGAACGCCCAGGCCTTCCGCCTGCAGCAGCGGACGGACGGGAAGGGCTACAACCTCGCCAACGTCAACAGCAGCAAGTGCGCCGAGGTGGCGGGCTCGAACACCGGCAGCGGCGCGAACGTCCAGCAGTGGAGCTGCAACAACGGCCTCAACCAGGCCTGGACGTTCTCCACCCGCTGAGTCCGGGACGCGGGGCGGGGGACGCTGGCAGTCCCCCGCTTCCGCACCCTCGGACGGCGCTCCAGGAGGTCCCTGGCTTGCACGGCGGGTGGAGGAGCATGGGCGCACGGCTTGCCCGGGGCTCACAGGGGCCGGACATTGTCCCTGCAACCTCCACACAAGGAGCCAGGACCATGGCCGACAACAAGGGCAATCCGGTGAAGGGAGACGAGCGCACGGACACGGTGTCCGCGAAGGACCTCGAACGGGAGTCGCGGCACCAGCGGCCGGACGAGCCCCGCCGGGATGCCTCCGATGAGGACGTGGGCGAGGACCGCATCCATCAGAAGGGCATCGGGGGACGGGGCGCCCAGGAGGGCACGGTTCCGCGCAGCGCCCCGCCCGTGAGCGACCGGCGCGAGTAGCCCGTTCCTCCGAGGGACGCCGCCTACGTGCGGCGTTCTAGGCCTCCAGCCGGAGGCCGTACTTCTCCATCACCGAGCGGACCTTCGCGAAGTCGGGCGGCCCGCCCGCGTTGATGATCTCGCCGATCTCGCGAAAGTACTGCGGCCCGATGTTGGCGGGCGAGAACACGGTGAGGATCCGGGCGG
This region of Stigmatella aurantiaca genomic DNA includes:
- a CDS encoding penicillin-binding transpeptidase domain-containing protein, which codes for MAAVFLAGCVSVRSTPGEGPREEAQAYLQAWAAGDFAALKRQVAQPPATLEEQHRRFQSELRILSSRFQLGRVELQDEGAVASFRAVHLLQGLGEWEVASTLRFVRHQGRWWVRWSPAVLHPEAREGSRFSRLRTRPERADILDARGQPLTHVGDVITLGVEPRRIQNRAAVALALQEQVGLEPARFQKALTAPGVAPERFLPLIDVRPERYQQVRPVLAPVPGIFFRRKTARLTPAEGFAAHTLGRVGEVTAELLPRLGPTYQPGDLVGLSGLELAHEPQLAGVPSGEVRLQLPSGQARVLHRFEGTPGLPLQTTLLPEVQAAAEAALEGVLQPAALVAVDSRTGAILAVASRPLEQPLNRAFAGRYPPGSTFKTVTAEAVLATGVGVESRVVCPPSVVAGGRPFRNFEGESFGETRLRVAFAHSCNTTFVMLAAALKPGALEAAARRFGFDVPYQPGLPSPGASFPPPRDAVEQAAAAIGQGRVLATPLHMASVAAAAESGRWSAPFLVADGEKGPSATLAAGTRAPLRSLMRAVVTEGSGKAAASIEGMAGKTGTAEFGTGTPPATHAWFIGFHHGIGFSVLVEGGGVGGRVAVPIAARFASAL
- a CDS encoding DUF3817 domain-containing protein, giving the protein MNALRALRLIGLLEGLSFLALLFLAMPLKYFLALPVAVRIAGSVHGILFLAFVSALFRVATEHRWPLRRSLAAFGASLIPFGNFVLDRSLAREQAAAREGHPIY
- a CDS encoding DJ-1/PfpI family protein, which encodes MLAQIVLFDGFDMLDAIAPYEVLWAGGAASGGAIQVEFATLEGPREVPSGPGGVKVSATATVDPRRARLLVVPGVAGPMQGDGPGTTTSLMKRALETRLPGVFRAALDTPGLTVATVCGGSLLLAMAGLLTGRHAVTHSAAMPALAAAGAIAIPARVVDDGNLVTAGGVTSGLDLGLHLVERELGPRIAHALEALFEHERRGTVWRAQGPSPLPI
- a CDS encoding GlxA family transcriptional regulator; amino-acid sequence: MGWQIPAMHVMAVVALDGVVPFDLSTPCDVFGRVRLPGGHPGYQVRVCGVTPEVNAGVFHLRTRHGLDELARADTILLPGISDLAAPVPGALVEAVRAAAAGGTRVASICTGAFLLAETGLLDGHRATTHWLAAEELARRHPAIQVDPNVLYVDNGQFLTSAGAAAGLDLCLHMVRRDYGSAVAADAARCSVMPLERAGGQSQFIQHAPPTPDGASLEPVLRWMEERLHEPLTLEDIAQHAALSVRTLNRRFREQTGTTPLQWMLRARVRRAQHLLETSAHPVEAIAGKVGFGSVTAFREHFHRLVATSPQSYRRAFRAPQ
- a CDS encoding RICIN domain-containing protein — translated: MTRSLLALGLTMGCSNAGEQLPRYEGEIQLFAVDHADGTHRMGYGLRTADGQSFELSFDGEPQVQAGDRVVIHGYLAPERAASEQPGQVGEVLRAESIEVLPAPASKDGLATSSDALVGGTPRTIRVAVLPLVFPGSTAGIDNATAKQRLATVRSYYQEISYGTWIVEGDALAPLTLARPANCNLDTINNAARAAAKSQGINLDVYAHVGFVIPNNSGLSNCACGLAWVGRPPASNSPSIGNGSLYTCTDANAFAHEFGHGFGLNHASTARCGTGVAYKANPYSSCTPDEYGNRFNTMGGGLGHMNAFQKSAMKWLDKCNTLRVSKSGTFEVTAIHTASNATQALQIPNGDNVGGRPLYYWVEYRNPALATFNSGATGAGVHVGVAQDFRSSDGDTRPLLLDLAPGYPNNHQDPRLTAGRTFQDPNGIAISVLEQNNERAVVQVTLPGGGSGTNVCADSSVPGTTAPQAGGTYQLTAAHSGKCLDVSNSGTADGSNIQQWDCNGTNAQAFRLETSGAGYRLVNINSGKCVDVASSSAADGANIQLYACNGTNAQAFRLQQRTDGKGYNLANVNSSKCAEVAGSNTGSGANVQQWSCNNGLNQAWTFSTR